From a single Kitasatospora azatica KCTC 9699 genomic region:
- the gcvP gene encoding aminomethyl-transferring glycine dehydrogenase: MTAQPTAGRPRSSATLAELEAASPFESRHIGPDAAAQAKMLAQVGYGSLAELSTAAVPEAIRSITGLDLPAGRSEAQVLAELRELAGRNQVLTPMIGLGYYGTFTPPVILRNVMENPAWYTAYTPYQPEISQGRLEALLNFQTLVSDLTGLPTSGSSLLDEGTAAAEAMALARRVTKVKGGVFLVDADTLPQTIAVIKTRALPTGVEVVVADLSAGIPAEVVEQGVFGVLLQYPGASGAVRDLTAVIEQAHGLGAIVAVAADLLALTLLKSPGSLGADIACGTSQRFGVPMGFGGPHAGYLSVRAEYARSLPGRLVGVSVDADGHRAYRLALQTREQHIRREKATSNICTAQVLLAVMASMYAVYHGPDGLADIAHRTHRYAAALAEGLRAGGVELAHQAFFDTVTAKVPGRAAEVVVAARGEGVNLYQVDADTVSISCDETTTREHLAAVWTAFGVAGAEVAEAADTLPAELLREDEYLTHPVFHSHRSETAMLRYLRRLSDRDYALDRGMIPLGSCTMKLNATTEMEAVTWPEFGQLHPFAPIEQAQGYLTLIRQLEQQLVEVTGYDAVSIQPNAGSQGEFAGLLAVRAYHHANGDVQRDVCLIPASAHGTNAASAVMAGMRVVVVKTLTDGDVDVEDLKAKIEQHREQLAVLMVTYPSTHGVFETQITEICGLVHEAGGQVYVDGANLNALVGLAKPGKFGADVSHLNLHKTFCIPHGGGGPGVGPVAVRAHLAPYLPNHPLQSEAGPATGVGPISAAPWGSAAILPISWAYVRLMGGEGLKRATQVAVLNANYIAKRLAPHFPVLYTGPGGLVAHECIIDLRPLTKETGVTVDDIAKRLIDYGFHAPTMSFPVAGTLMIEPTESEDLHEIDRFCDAMIEIRAEIDKVGSGEWAADDNPLRNAPHTAATLAGDWAHGYSRHDAVFPAGVNPADKYWPPVRRIDGAYGDRHLVCSCPPLDEYGV; the protein is encoded by the coding sequence ATGACTGCCCAGCCGACCGCCGGTCGTCCCCGCAGCTCCGCGACCCTCGCCGAACTCGAAGCGGCCAGCCCGTTCGAGTCGCGCCACATCGGCCCCGACGCCGCCGCCCAGGCGAAGATGCTCGCCCAGGTGGGCTACGGCTCACTGGCGGAGCTCTCCACCGCCGCCGTCCCCGAGGCGATCCGCAGCATCACCGGCCTGGACCTGCCGGCCGGCCGCAGCGAGGCCCAGGTCCTGGCCGAGCTGCGCGAGCTGGCCGGCCGCAACCAGGTGCTCACCCCGATGATCGGGCTGGGCTACTACGGCACCTTCACCCCGCCGGTGATCCTGCGCAACGTCATGGAGAACCCGGCCTGGTACACCGCCTACACCCCGTACCAGCCGGAGATCTCGCAGGGCCGGCTGGAGGCGCTGCTCAACTTCCAGACCCTGGTCTCCGACCTGACCGGCCTGCCGACCTCCGGCTCCTCGCTGCTGGACGAGGGCACCGCGGCCGCCGAGGCGATGGCCCTGGCCCGCCGGGTCACCAAGGTCAAGGGCGGTGTCTTCCTGGTCGACGCCGACACGCTGCCGCAGACCATCGCGGTGATCAAGACCCGCGCACTGCCGACCGGCGTCGAGGTGGTCGTCGCCGACCTCTCCGCCGGCATCCCGGCCGAGGTGGTCGAGCAGGGCGTCTTCGGCGTGCTGCTGCAGTACCCGGGCGCCTCCGGCGCGGTGCGCGACCTGACCGCCGTGATCGAGCAGGCGCACGGCCTGGGCGCGATCGTCGCGGTCGCCGCCGACCTGCTGGCGCTCACCCTGCTCAAGTCGCCCGGCTCGCTCGGCGCCGACATCGCCTGCGGCACCTCGCAGCGCTTCGGCGTGCCGATGGGCTTCGGCGGCCCGCACGCCGGCTACCTCTCGGTGCGCGCCGAGTACGCCCGCTCGCTGCCCGGCCGCCTGGTCGGCGTCTCGGTGGACGCCGACGGCCACCGCGCCTACCGGCTGGCGCTGCAGACCCGCGAGCAGCACATCCGCCGCGAGAAGGCCACCAGCAACATCTGCACCGCCCAGGTGCTGCTCGCCGTGATGGCCTCGATGTACGCCGTCTACCACGGCCCCGACGGCCTGGCCGACATCGCCCACCGCACCCACCGCTACGCCGCCGCGCTGGCCGAGGGCCTGCGGGCCGGCGGCGTCGAGCTGGCCCACCAGGCCTTCTTCGACACCGTCACCGCCAAGGTCCCGGGCCGGGCCGCCGAGGTCGTGGTCGCCGCCCGAGGCGAGGGCGTCAACCTGTACCAGGTCGACGCGGACACCGTCTCGATCTCCTGCGACGAGACCACCACCCGCGAGCACCTGGCCGCCGTCTGGACCGCCTTCGGGGTGGCCGGCGCGGAGGTGGCCGAGGCCGCCGACACGCTGCCCGCCGAGCTGCTGCGCGAGGACGAGTACCTGACCCACCCGGTCTTCCACAGCCACCGCTCGGAGACCGCGATGCTGCGCTACCTGCGCCGCCTCTCGGACCGGGACTACGCGCTGGACCGCGGCATGATCCCGCTCGGCTCCTGCACCATGAAGCTCAACGCCACCACCGAGATGGAGGCGGTCACCTGGCCGGAGTTCGGCCAGCTGCACCCCTTCGCCCCGATCGAGCAGGCCCAGGGCTACCTGACGCTGATCCGCCAGCTGGAGCAGCAGCTGGTCGAGGTCACCGGCTACGACGCCGTCTCGATCCAGCCGAACGCCGGCTCGCAGGGCGAGTTCGCCGGCCTGCTGGCGGTGCGCGCCTACCACCACGCCAACGGCGACGTCCAGCGCGACGTCTGCCTGATCCCCGCCTCGGCGCACGGCACCAACGCCGCCTCCGCGGTGATGGCCGGCATGCGGGTGGTCGTGGTCAAGACGCTGACCGACGGCGACGTGGACGTCGAGGACCTCAAGGCGAAGATCGAGCAGCACCGCGAGCAGCTCGCCGTGCTGATGGTCACCTACCCGTCCACCCACGGCGTGTTCGAGACCCAGATCACCGAGATCTGCGGCCTGGTGCACGAGGCCGGCGGCCAGGTGTACGTGGACGGCGCCAACCTGAACGCGCTGGTCGGCCTGGCCAAGCCGGGCAAGTTCGGCGCCGACGTCTCGCACCTCAACCTGCACAAGACCTTCTGCATCCCGCACGGCGGTGGCGGCCCGGGCGTCGGTCCGGTCGCGGTGCGCGCGCACCTGGCGCCGTACCTGCCCAACCACCCGCTGCAGAGCGAGGCGGGCCCGGCCACCGGCGTCGGCCCGATCTCGGCCGCCCCGTGGGGCTCGGCCGCGATCCTGCCGATCTCCTGGGCGTACGTGCGGCTGATGGGCGGCGAGGGCCTCAAGCGCGCCACCCAGGTCGCGGTGCTGAACGCCAACTACATCGCCAAGCGCCTCGCCCCGCACTTCCCGGTGCTGTACACCGGCCCCGGTGGCCTGGTCGCGCACGAGTGCATCATCGACCTGCGCCCGCTCACCAAGGAGACGGGGGTGACCGTGGACGACATCGCCAAGCGCCTGATCGACTACGGCTTCCACGCCCCGACCATGTCCTTCCCGGTGGCCGGCACGCTGATGATCGAGCCCACCGAGTCCGAGGACCTGCACGAGATCGACCGCTTCTGCGACGCGATGATCGAGATCCGTGCGGAGATCGACAAGGTCGGCTCGGGCGAGTGGGCCGCGGACGACAACCCGCTGCGCAACGCCCCGCACACCGCCGCCACGCTGGCCGGCGACTGGGCGCACGGCTACTCGCGCCACGACGCGGTCTTCCCCGCGGGCGTCAACCCGGCGGACAAGTACTGGCCGCCGGTGCGCCGGATCGACGGCGCCTACGGCGACCGCCACCTGGTCTGCTCCTGCCCGCCGCTGGACGAGTACGGGGTCTGA
- a CDS encoding glutamate-cysteine ligase family protein, which translates to MGEKVIATRADLSDRQQYRRKLQSCQEALERMLREGRFDRPRAVLGLEIELNLADEQGLPLLRNEQVLAAIASADFQTELGQFNIEVNIAPHRLSGHVFEELREELDIGLRYADRRAAEAGARIVMVGVLPTLDLAHTGLDAMSHNNRYSLLSDQIMAARGEDIALDIEGVERLELESVTMVAEAAATSLQLHLQVTPDRFAPVWNAAQAIAAVQVALGANSPFLFGRELWRETRPVLFQQACDTRSAELKAQGVRPITWFGERWVNSALELFAENLRYFPALLPICDDEDPAKVLASGGIPRLAEMRLHNGTVYRWNRPVYDVADGVPHLRVENRCLPAGPTVVDTLANAAFYYGLVRVLAEQPRPIWNKLPFAKADENFHTAARYGIDASVHWPRQGRGARGALTEVPVVDLVLGELLPLAHQGLDEWGVQPADRDRYLGIIEQRCLRRTNGANWQAATVHQLRERYGMDRATALATMTRRYMELSRAGEPVHTWPVG; encoded by the coding sequence ATGGGGGAGAAGGTCATCGCGACCCGAGCCGATCTGTCCGATCGGCAGCAGTACCGGCGCAAACTGCAGTCCTGCCAGGAGGCGCTGGAGCGGATGCTCCGGGAGGGGCGGTTCGACCGCCCGCGGGCGGTGCTCGGCCTGGAGATCGAGCTCAACCTCGCCGACGAACAGGGCCTGCCGCTGCTGCGCAACGAGCAGGTGCTCGCCGCGATCGCCTCCGCCGACTTCCAGACCGAACTGGGCCAGTTCAACATCGAGGTCAACATCGCGCCACACCGGCTGAGCGGCCACGTCTTCGAGGAACTGCGCGAGGAGCTGGACATCGGGCTGCGCTACGCCGACCGGCGGGCCGCCGAGGCCGGCGCCCGGATCGTCATGGTGGGTGTGCTGCCGACCCTGGACCTGGCCCACACCGGGCTGGACGCGATGTCCCACAACAACCGCTACAGCCTGCTCAGCGACCAGATCATGGCGGCCCGCGGCGAGGACATCGCGCTGGACATCGAGGGCGTGGAGCGCCTGGAGCTGGAGTCGGTGACCATGGTGGCCGAGGCGGCCGCGACCTCGCTGCAGCTGCACCTGCAGGTCACCCCGGACCGGTTCGCCCCGGTCTGGAACGCCGCCCAGGCGATCGCCGCCGTCCAGGTGGCGCTGGGCGCCAACTCGCCGTTCCTGTTCGGCCGCGAACTGTGGCGGGAGACCCGCCCGGTCCTCTTCCAACAGGCCTGTGACACCCGTTCGGCCGAGCTCAAGGCCCAGGGCGTGCGCCCCATCACCTGGTTCGGGGAGCGCTGGGTGAACTCCGCGCTGGAGCTCTTCGCCGAGAACCTGCGCTACTTCCCGGCCCTGCTGCCGATCTGCGACGACGAGGACCCGGCCAAGGTGCTCGCCTCCGGCGGCATACCGCGGCTCGCCGAGATGCGACTGCACAACGGCACCGTCTACCGCTGGAACCGCCCGGTCTACGACGTCGCCGACGGCGTCCCGCACCTGCGGGTGGAGAACCGTTGCCTGCCGGCCGGCCCGACGGTCGTCGACACGCTGGCCAACGCCGCCTTCTACTACGGACTGGTCCGGGTGCTCGCCGAACAGCCCAGGCCGATCTGGAACAAGCTGCCGTTCGCCAAGGCCGACGAGAACTTCCACACCGCCGCCCGCTACGGCATCGACGCCTCGGTGCACTGGCCGCGCCAGGGCCGCGGCGCCCGCGGCGCCCTGACCGAGGTGCCGGTGGTCGACCTGGTGCTCGGCGAGCTGCTGCCGCTGGCCCACCAGGGGCTGGACGAGTGGGGCGTGCAGCCCGCCGACCGGGACCGCTACCTCGGCATCATCGAGCAGCGCTGCCTGCGCCGCACCAACGGCGCCAACTGGCAGGCCGCCACCGTGCACCAGCTGCGCGAGCGGTACGGGATGGACCGGGCCACCGCGCTGGCCACCATGACCCGCCGGTACATGGAGCTGTCCCGGGCCGGGGAGCCGGTGCACACCTGGCCGGTGGGGTGA
- a CDS encoding DUF5999 family protein: MCQHRPECPSAESADREAAEPVARHPEQGWSLLCNGVLLFEDTGELLPDGRVIAPRRSLVIAA; the protein is encoded by the coding sequence ATGTGCCAGCACCGACCTGAGTGCCCGTCGGCCGAGTCCGCCGACCGTGAGGCGGCCGAGCCGGTCGCCCGCCACCCCGAGCAGGGCTGGAGCCTGCTCTGCAACGGGGTCCTGCTCTTCGAGGACACCGGCGAGCTGCTGCCGGACGGCCGGGTGATCGCGCCCCGCCGCTCCCTGGTGATCGCCGCCTGA